ATTTTTCAAGTAGGATTAAGAATTCCATTATTACAACTTTTATCAAAAAATAGTATTGATTTTAATCTATTTCAAGCGATACACCCTGTTCTTTACATGTTTTTTTTAGCAATTACAGCTGGGATTTTTGAAGAAGTAGGTAGGTATTTAATCATGAAATATTGCTTGAAAAAGAATCATTCTTTTCAAACTGCTGTATTTTTTGGTTTAGGTCATGGTGGAGTTGAAGCTTTTTTATTTCTAGGTATAACTGCATTTATTTTTCTTAGTACCGCAAATAGCCAAGGAATTATAAATAGTGACCTTCTTTGGGGAAGTCTGGAGAGAATCATTGCGATGACACTTCATGTAGAGTTATCAATAATTGTGATGAAAAGCGTAAAAGAAAACGATCGTCGTTTTCTATGGATAGCACTATTTTTACATGCGTTGGTTGATTCGATTGTTATAATTGCACAGTTTTTTGGTGGAGGATCACTTATTCTAACCGAAAGTCTTTTTGGGATTATTGTGA
This sequence is a window from Enterococcus sp. 7F3_DIV0205. Protein-coding genes within it:
- a CDS encoding YhfC family glutamic-type intramembrane protease — protein: MFSAWIALSIGGIFPVVMFIYCLVKQQYIKAFLLGALTFIIFQVGLRIPLLQLLSKNSIDFNLFQAIHPVLYMFFLAITAGIFEEVGRYLIMKYCLKKNHSFQTAVFFGLGHGGVEAFLFLGITAFIFLSTANSQGIINSDLLWGSLERIIAMTLHVELSIIVMKSVKENDRRFLWIALFLHALVDSIVIIAQFFGGGSLILTESLFGIIVICLGFYVRKLKREWSVI